A single Rattus norvegicus strain BN/NHsdMcwi chromosome 5, GRCr8, whole genome shotgun sequence DNA region contains:
- the Rhbdl2 gene encoding rhomboid-related protein 2, translating to MAAAHEMEMESVNLNMEREGKEELEEEKMRGDGEGKDFPRGRKVHRIVSKWMLPEPVRRTYLERANCLPPPLFIVLISLAELAVFIYYAVWKPQKQWITLDTGILESPLTYRPEKREEAWRFISYMLVHAGVQHIVGNLFMQLVLGIPLEMVHKGLRVGLVYLAGVLAGSLASSIFDPLKSLVGASGGVYALMGGYFMNVIVNFREMIPALGIVRLLVIILIVASDMGFALYRRFFVPANGSPVSFAAHIAGGFAGMSVGYTVFSCFDKTLLKDPRFWISIAAYVACLLFAVFFNIFLSPAN from the exons ATGGCTGCTGCTCacgagatggagatggagagtgTGAACCTGaatatggagagagagggaaaggaagaactggaggaggagaaaatgagaggggatggggaaggtaAAGACTTTCCCAGGGGTCGAAAGGTCCACAGGATTGTCTCCAAGTGGATGCTTCCTGAGCCAGTCCGAAGAACATACTTGGAGAGAGCCAACTGCCTCCCACCGCCCCTGTTCATCGTTCTCATCAGTCTGGCTGAG CTGGCTGTGTTTATTTATTATGCGGTGTGGAAGCCTCAGAAGCAGTGGATTACCCTGGACACGGGGATCTTGGAAAGTCCCTTGACATACCGCcctgagaagagggaggaagccTGGAGGTTTATCTCATACATGCTGGTCCATGCTGG AGTCCAGCACATCGTGGGGAATCTTTTTATGCAGCTCGTCCTGGGTATTCCCTTGGAGATGGTCCACAAAGGCCTCCGAGTGGGGCTGGTGTACCTGGCAGGCGTGCTTGCAG GTTCCCTGGCCAGCTCCATTTTTGACCCCCTTAAGTCTCTCGTGGGTGCTTCAGGAGGAGTCTATGCCTTGATGGGTGGCTATTTTATGAATGTTATAGTG aaTTTTCGAGAAATGATTCCTGCCCTTGGAATCGTCAGGCTACTCGTTATCATTCTGATAG TTGCCTCAGACATGGGCTTTGCTCTCTACAGAAGATTCTTTGTCCCTGCAAATGGGTCTCCG GTGTCCTTCGCTGCTCACATTGCAGGCGGATTTGCTGGGATGTCCGTAGGTTACACTGTGTTCAGCTGCTTCGACAAGACCCTGCTCAAAGACCCCAGGTTCTGGATCTCGATCGCGGCCTATGTAGCTTGTCTCTTATTTGCTGTGTTTTTTAACATCTTTCTGTCCCCAGCAAACTGA